A single window of Microbispora hainanensis DNA harbors:
- a CDS encoding carboxymuconolactone decarboxylase family protein, translated as MKSVANPDVTTAIQHLFKAVHAGGVDLRVLELVHLRAGQINGFSACVYAGVASARKHGESDERLHGVVAWREAPFSSESERAALALTEAATRIQDGAPGVTDDIWDDVTAQFGRNELSAIILNIALTNFFNRINHTLREPAGTAW; from the coding sequence ATGAAGAGCGTGGCGAACCCCGACGTGACCACCGCGATCCAGCACCTGTTCAAGGCCGTCCACGCCGGTGGCGTGGACCTGCGCGTGCTCGAGCTGGTCCATCTGCGGGCCGGCCAGATCAACGGCTTTAGCGCCTGCGTGTACGCCGGGGTCGCGTCGGCGAGGAAGCATGGGGAGAGCGACGAGCGGCTGCACGGTGTGGTGGCCTGGCGGGAGGCGCCGTTCTCCAGTGAGTCCGAGCGGGCGGCGCTCGCGCTGACCGAGGCCGCCACCCGGATCCAGGACGGCGCGCCGGGCGTGACCGACGACATCTGGGACGACGTCACCGCCCAGTTCGGCCGGAACGAGCTGTCCGCGATCATCCTCAACATCGCGCTCACCAACTTCTTCAACCGGATCAACCACACGCTCCGGGAACCGGCCGGCACGGCCTGGTGA
- a CDS encoding GNAT family N-acetyltransferase, protein MTPVVVRRLSGEDWRTWRLLRLAALADAPEIFHGDLAEERAYDEARWRAWTEDGVKAAAFDADGPVGVAAGRVPADRAGAVELFGMWVRPRARGGRIAERLALEVVAWAREAGRSRVELWVIAGNEPAERVYRRLGFRETGEYALHPRDPDLRKYVMARGAGGG, encoded by the coding sequence ATGACCCCGGTTGTCGTACGCCGTCTCAGTGGCGAGGACTGGCGCACCTGGCGGCTGCTGCGCCTGGCGGCGCTCGCCGACGCGCCCGAAATCTTCCACGGCGACCTGGCCGAGGAACGGGCCTACGACGAGGCCCGATGGCGCGCGTGGACCGAAGACGGCGTCAAGGCGGCCGCGTTCGACGCGGACGGCCCGGTAGGAGTGGCCGCGGGACGCGTGCCGGCGGATCGGGCCGGGGCCGTCGAGCTGTTCGGCATGTGGGTGCGTCCCCGGGCACGGGGTGGGCGGATCGCCGAGCGTCTGGCCCTTGAGGTGGTGGCCTGGGCGCGCGAGGCGGGCCGGTCCCGGGTGGAGTTGTGGGTGATCGCGGGCAACGAGCCCGCCGAACGCGTCTACCGGCGGCTCGGATTCCGCGAGACGGGCGAGTACGCACTCCATCCGCGCGACCCCGACCTGCGCAAATACGTGATGGCCAGAGGCGCCGGCGGCGGGTGA
- a CDS encoding DUF952 domain-containing protein: MIFHLALAADWDAAVPAGEYRVSTLGRTLEEEGFIHASADLGQARGVAGRYYGHVTEPLVLLEIDEDRLGCPVRLEVPEGADEAFPHIYGPIPVAAVTAVTPFSH, translated from the coding sequence ATGATCTTCCATCTCGCGCTGGCCGCCGACTGGGACGCGGCCGTCCCGGCGGGCGAATACCGCGTCTCCACCCTCGGCCGGACCCTGGAGGAGGAGGGCTTCATCCACGCTTCGGCCGACCTCGGCCAGGCGCGCGGTGTGGCGGGCCGCTACTACGGGCACGTCACCGAGCCCCTGGTGCTGCTGGAGATCGACGAGGACCGGCTCGGCTGCCCGGTCAGGCTGGAGGTGCCCGAGGGGGCCGACGAGGCGTTCCCCCACATCTACGGGCCGATCCCGGTGGCCGCCGTCACGGCCGTCACGCCCTTCTCCCACTGA
- a CDS encoding VOC family protein — MSIRLGGVVIDANDLDGLAAFWSRLLERDITRREDDWISLGPGLALQRVREPKTVKNRVHLDLVADDFAAAAARAAALGATPVGEMHEDLWQVWRDPEGNEFCLCVS; from the coding sequence ATGAGCATTCGCCTGGGTGGCGTGGTCATCGACGCCAACGACCTCGACGGGCTCGCCGCGTTCTGGAGCCGCCTGCTGGAGCGGGACATCACCCGCCGCGAGGACGACTGGATCAGCCTGGGCCCCGGCCTGGCCCTGCAACGCGTCCGCGAGCCCAAGACCGTGAAGAACCGCGTCCACCTGGATCTGGTCGCCGACGACTTCGCCGCCGCGGCCGCCCGCGCCGCCGCGCTCGGGGCCACCCCGGTGGGGGAGATGCACGAGGATCTCTGGCAGGTCTGGCGGGATCCCGAAGGCAACGAGTTCTGCCTCTGCGTGTCCTGA
- a CDS encoding TetR/AcrR family transcriptional regulator: MPDQDRPAPVPAAARSRGVAARAVAPVSSQPRRPQERAVRRREALLDAAVDLLGDGGFAAVTHRAVARRAGLPLAATSYYFTSRDQLLAEAFALLVERELARMRAAVDHLAGRTPLAVAETLTGVYASDRLRQLGLWELYLQAGRDPALQAIARAWTDGCDDIVAAVLGGAGYPCGPGEVRFVAGLLSGLWVEEVVEARPDGRQRAREAVARALAALAPPARVGS, encoded by the coding sequence GTGCCCGATCAGGACCGGCCCGCACCCGTCCCGGCGGCGGCCCGCTCACGCGGCGTCGCCGCGCGGGCCGTCGCGCCCGTCTCGTCCCAGCCGCGGCGCCCGCAGGAGCGTGCCGTACGCCGCAGGGAGGCGCTGCTGGACGCCGCCGTCGACCTGCTCGGCGACGGCGGGTTCGCCGCCGTGACGCACCGGGCCGTCGCCCGCCGGGCCGGGCTGCCCCTCGCCGCCACCTCCTACTACTTCACCAGCCGCGACCAGTTGCTGGCCGAGGCGTTCGCCCTGCTGGTCGAGCGCGAACTGGCCCGCATGCGGGCGGCGGTGGACCACCTCGCCGGCCGTACGCCGCTCGCGGTCGCCGAGACGCTCACCGGCGTGTACGCCTCCGACCGGCTGCGCCAGCTCGGCCTGTGGGAGCTGTACCTGCAGGCGGGCCGCGACCCGGCGCTGCAGGCCATCGCCCGCGCCTGGACCGACGGCTGCGACGACATCGTCGCCGCGGTGCTGGGCGGCGCCGGCTACCCCTGCGGGCCCGGGGAGGTGCGTTTCGTCGCCGGGCTGCTGTCGGGACTGTGGGTGGAGGAGGTCGTCGAGGCCCGCCCCGACGGCAGGCAGCGGGCACGGGAGGCGGTGGCCCGGGCGCTGGCCGCGCTGGCCCCGCCCGCTAGGGTCGGCTCATGA
- a CDS encoding VOC family protein, with protein MAPTFDLIGLVVTDMAASLSFYRRLGLDIPPSADTEPHVEVTLPGGLRLAWDTTETVRSFDSSWSPASGGPRVSLAFRCDTPAEVDRLYEDLVAAGYEGHLKPWDAFWGQRYAVVHDPDGNGVDLFAALPTT; from the coding sequence ATGGCACCGACGTTCGATCTCATCGGCCTGGTCGTGACCGACATGGCCGCCTCCCTGTCCTTCTACCGCCGGCTCGGGCTGGACATCCCGCCCTCCGCCGACACCGAGCCTCACGTCGAGGTGACCCTTCCCGGCGGGCTGCGTCTCGCGTGGGACACCACGGAGACCGTCCGGTCCTTCGACTCCTCCTGGTCGCCCGCGAGCGGCGGGCCCCGCGTCAGCCTCGCCTTCCGCTGCGACACCCCCGCGGAGGTCGACCGCCTGTACGAGGACCTCGTCGCGGCCGGCTACGAAGGACACCTCAAACCGTGGGACGCGTTCTGGGGGCAGCGCTACGCCGTCGTGCACGACCCGGACGGCAACGGCGTGGACCTGTTCGCCGCCCTGCCCACCACCTGA
- a CDS encoding radical SAM protein: MRQPAPSEQHQTRHPAQPSPRPGQSRRSAQAGQPEQQSLVVEGPARPRIERQAVTRVFDGITCYEVPARVAIERVPEAAELPFMYGASPYRGCESGCGYCTARRGHRYLGLDPGRDFSTKIVVKTDLARRLRRELGSPRWSGEPVALGLTGDCYQPAEEIYHLMPGVIRALADAANPFTVLTKSPLVLRDLDLLRDAAKVTQVGALVSVGFVDDRLRRAVEPGAATPQRRLEICATLNDAGIPCGVLMAPILPLITDSTDHLMATVRRAAEAGAVSVTPVVLRLPAGAREWYMGWLEREHPGLVPRYQALYGKGQVAEDGYRRRIAEQVRVLAETYGIGRDARRWRRRRSPARQLALV, from the coding sequence ATGCGACAACCCGCACCGTCCGAACAGCACCAGACCCGGCACCCTGCGCAGCCCAGTCCCCGGCCTGGACAGTCGAGACGGTCCGCGCAGGCCGGGCAGCCTGAGCAGCAGTCGCTCGTCGTCGAGGGGCCCGCACGCCCGCGCATCGAGCGGCAGGCCGTCACCCGCGTCTTCGACGGCATCACCTGCTATGAGGTGCCGGCACGCGTGGCGATCGAGCGGGTCCCCGAGGCGGCCGAGCTGCCCTTCATGTACGGCGCGAGCCCCTATCGCGGCTGCGAGTCGGGCTGCGGCTACTGCACCGCCCGGCGCGGCCACCGCTACCTGGGGCTGGATCCGGGCCGCGACTTCTCCACGAAGATCGTCGTCAAGACCGACCTGGCCCGGCGGTTGCGGCGCGAGCTGGGCTCCCCGCGCTGGAGCGGCGAGCCGGTCGCGCTGGGTCTCACCGGCGACTGCTACCAGCCGGCCGAGGAGATCTACCACCTGATGCCCGGCGTCATCCGGGCCCTCGCCGACGCGGCCAACCCGTTCACCGTGCTCACCAAGAGCCCCCTCGTCCTGCGTGATCTCGACCTGTTACGCGACGCCGCGAAGGTGACCCAGGTCGGCGCCCTGGTGTCGGTCGGCTTCGTCGACGACCGCCTGCGGCGCGCCGTCGAGCCGGGGGCCGCGACACCGCAGCGGCGCCTGGAGATCTGCGCGACGCTGAACGACGCAGGCATCCCCTGCGGTGTGCTGATGGCGCCGATCCTGCCGCTCATCACCGACTCCACCGATCACCTCATGGCGACCGTACGGCGGGCGGCCGAGGCGGGCGCGGTCAGCGTGACGCCCGTCGTGCTGCGCCTGCCCGCGGGCGCGCGGGAGTGGTACATGGGGTGGCTGGAGCGTGAGCACCCCGGTCTCGTGCCGCGTTACCAGGCGCTGTACGGCAAGGGCCAGGTCGCCGAGGACGGCTACCGGCGGCGGATCGCCGAGCAGGTGCGCGTCCTCGCCGAGACCTACGGCATCGGCAGGGACGCCCGGCGGTGGCGGCGGCGCCGGTCCCCCGCCCGCCAGCTCGCCCTCGTCTGA
- a CDS encoding multidrug efflux SMR transporter — translation MAWLLLVGAIASEVLATSALKLSDGLTRWGWTIVVAAGYIASFLLLAWALKLRMPVGIAYAVWAGTGTAAIALIGALFLGENMNLVKAAGIALIIAGVAVLNLAGAH, via the coding sequence ATGGCCTGGCTCCTGCTCGTCGGCGCGATCGCCTCGGAGGTCCTGGCCACCTCCGCGCTCAAACTCAGCGACGGCCTGACCCGCTGGGGCTGGACCATCGTGGTCGCCGCCGGCTACATCGCCTCGTTCCTGCTGCTGGCCTGGGCGCTCAAGCTCCGCATGCCCGTCGGCATCGCGTACGCGGTGTGGGCGGGCACCGGGACCGCGGCGATCGCGCTGATCGGCGCGTTGTTCCTCGGCGAGAACATGAACCTCGTGAAGGCGGCCGGCATCGCCCTGATCATCGCCGGGGTCGCCGTCCTCAACCTCGCCGGCGCCCACTGA
- a CDS encoding SDR family oxidoreductase encodes MDITNRTVFIAGATSGIGLELARRFAAAGSSVIVGGRRADLLGRLAAEGFGTVPIDVTDQDSVDRARDAVLRGHPGLDTIVTMSGVMIPEDLRDPAHFSVAQQTIDTNLLGTIRVIDAFTPHLVGRGAGAVITVSSGIGFLPFPLMPTYAASKAGVHAYTEALRAQLDGTGVEVAELVPPAVATTPEQARINPRALDLAAFATEVMDLLQTDPTPHEILVKGVLMHRWAERDGTYADLVAQRSKALATLPGRR; translated from the coding sequence ATGGACATCACCAACCGCACCGTCTTCATCGCCGGCGCCACGTCGGGAATCGGGCTCGAACTCGCCCGCCGCTTCGCCGCGGCCGGCAGCTCCGTGATCGTCGGCGGCCGGCGAGCGGACCTGCTCGGCCGGCTCGCGGCCGAGGGGTTCGGCACCGTTCCCATCGACGTGACCGACCAGGACAGTGTCGATCGTGCCCGCGACGCGGTGCTCCGCGGTCACCCGGGCCTCGACACGATCGTGACGATGTCGGGGGTCATGATCCCCGAGGACCTGCGCGATCCCGCGCATTTCAGCGTCGCGCAGCAGACGATCGACACCAACCTGCTCGGCACCATCCGCGTCATCGACGCGTTCACCCCGCACCTGGTCGGGCGCGGCGCCGGCGCCGTCATCACGGTCAGCTCGGGCATCGGGTTCCTGCCGTTCCCGCTCATGCCGACGTACGCGGCGTCGAAAGCCGGTGTGCACGCCTACACCGAGGCGTTGCGCGCGCAGCTGGACGGCACGGGCGTCGAGGTGGCCGAGCTGGTTCCCCCGGCCGTCGCCACCACGCCCGAGCAGGCGCGGATCAACCCCCGCGCGCTCGACCTCGCCGCGTTCGCCACCGAGGTGATGGACCTGCTCCAGACCGACCCCACGCCCCACGAGATCCTGGTCAAGGGCGTGCTGATGCACCGGTGGGCCGAGCGCGACGGCACGTACGCCGATCTGGTCGCGCAGCGGTCGAAGGCGCTCGCGACGCTCCCGGGCCGTCGGTAG
- a CDS encoding helix-turn-helix domain-containing protein, with the protein MTDDRANLLGDYLRARRALVTPQQAGLAPGPNRRVPGLRREEVAMLAGISADYYLRLERGRDKNPSTQVLESLARVLHLDEVEQEYLLGLAAARPKSRRRRKPERVPARLHQLLASVQVPAFVEGRAFDVLASNRLAVALSPRLQPGYNRLRSLLLDPEEQAFQQDWTRSAEGFIAAFRKYAGDDIDNPRFVELVGELALSSERFRTLWARHDIRTLDGGTTTVNHPIIGELRLHRDKLPVDDLLLVLYYADQGSESDEKLRLLASMASR; encoded by the coding sequence ATGACCGACGACCGCGCCAACCTGCTCGGCGACTACCTCCGCGCCCGCCGGGCCCTGGTCACCCCGCAGCAGGCCGGGCTCGCGCCGGGGCCGAACCGGCGCGTACCCGGGCTCCGCCGTGAAGAGGTCGCCATGCTCGCGGGCATCAGCGCCGACTACTACCTGCGGCTGGAGCGCGGCCGCGACAAGAATCCCTCAACGCAGGTGCTCGAATCGCTCGCGCGGGTCCTGCATCTCGACGAGGTCGAACAGGAATACCTTCTCGGCCTGGCCGCCGCACGCCCGAAATCCCGGCGGCGCAGGAAGCCCGAACGCGTCCCCGCGCGGTTGCACCAGCTCCTGGCGAGCGTGCAGGTTCCCGCCTTCGTGGAGGGGCGCGCGTTCGACGTGCTCGCCTCCAACCGGCTCGCGGTCGCGCTCTCTCCGCGCCTCCAGCCCGGGTACAACCGGCTGCGGTCTCTGCTGCTCGATCCCGAGGAGCAGGCGTTCCAGCAGGACTGGACACGCTCCGCGGAAGGCTTCATCGCCGCCTTCAGGAAGTACGCCGGGGACGACATCGACAACCCGCGGTTCGTGGAACTGGTGGGCGAGCTCGCCCTGTCGAGCGAGCGCTTCCGTACGCTCTGGGCGCGCCACGACATCCGCACCCTCGACGGCGGCACCACCACCGTCAACCATCCCATCATCGGCGAGCTGCGCCTGCACCGGGACAAACTCCCCGTGGACGACCTGCTCCTGGTGCTCTACTACGCCGATCAGGGCAGCGAGAGCGACGAGAAACTCCGCCTCCTCGCCTCCATGGCCTCTCGTTAG
- a CDS encoding helix-turn-helix domain-containing protein encodes MYRERASRVPDAVLWWSTSPGSAAGERRVLPDGCMDVIWADGALLVAGPDTAAHVVTDRPGARYVGLRFGPGTGPMVFGVPAHELRDQRVPLADLWPGAEARRLAERAGEAADVLARLGAVLEEEAARRLGTAPRRVDAALVGAVVEGVRAGLPVARIAADAGVGERRLHRRCLDAFGYGPRTLGRILRMNRAVDLARGGTPPAVVAAVTGYADQAHLSREVRSLTGVTLGALIR; translated from the coding sequence ATGTACCGGGAGAGGGCCTCGCGGGTGCCGGACGCGGTGCTGTGGTGGAGCACCTCCCCCGGCTCGGCGGCCGGTGAGCGGCGGGTGCTGCCGGACGGGTGCATGGACGTGATCTGGGCGGACGGCGCGCTGCTGGTGGCGGGGCCGGACACCGCCGCGCACGTGGTGACCGACCGGCCCGGCGCCCGCTATGTGGGGCTGCGTTTCGGCCCGGGCACCGGCCCGATGGTCTTCGGGGTCCCGGCGCACGAGCTGCGCGACCAGCGGGTGCCGCTGGCCGACCTGTGGCCGGGCGCCGAGGCGCGGCGGCTGGCGGAGCGGGCCGGGGAGGCCGCCGACGTTCTCGCACGTCTGGGCGCGGTGCTGGAGGAGGAGGCGGCGCGCCGCCTGGGCACGGCGCCCCGCCGCGTCGACGCCGCTCTCGTCGGAGCGGTCGTCGAGGGCGTGCGCGCGGGCCTGCCGGTCGCGCGGATCGCCGCGGACGCGGGTGTCGGCGAACGGCGGTTGCACCGCCGGTGCCTGGACGCGTTCGGGTACGGGCCGCGCACGCTCGGCCGCATCCTGCGGATGAACCGTGCGGTGGACCTGGCCCGCGGGGGCACGCCGCCGGCCGTGGTGGCCGCCGTGACCGGGTACGCCGACCAGGCCCACCTGTCTCGTGAGGTGAGGTCGCTGACCGGCGTGACCCTCGGCGCGCTGATCCGCTGA